A portion of the Bacteroidota bacterium genome contains these proteins:
- a CDS encoding methyl-accepting chemotaxis protein, producing the protein MAWFHNLKISTKLLLGFSVASVVACIIAYSGLRGIYAVNDSAESLYQNETVPVGEIGRIAKDFQRVRANLAFLMFVTEDGEVEHDQHVVVALTKEMDSLGASFRKSLSSEEMKETMAKYDQARNIFLPLQEKIVALAVAGKKQEAKTLFLVGDARDAAHAIEADIEKLVELKRQSAGAAVQANNDATSKATIIVLSSLIVGLSLAVFLGLLIARYIKRGLAELVENAEEISQGNLTIDVVQRTSDEIGVLTGAFARMALNLREILTSLTEASASIASATSQINSSTEEMAAGAEEQTSQASEVASAVEEMTKTIVENSKNAGTTADTAKQAKDAAELGGTVVQETIIGMKRIAEVVNKSSETVRALGRSSDQIGEIIGVIDDIADQTNLLALNAAIEAARAGEQGRGFAVVADEVRKLAERTTKATKEIAGMIKAIQSETGGAVASMTEGTQQVGEGIKLADKAGISLNEIVRVSQMVTDMVSQIAAASEQQSSASEQISKNVEGISTVTNQTASGVQQIARAAEDLNRLTENLQQMLGKFRLTGKKAVSPPQNVTASVEKPHVKSNLAVRHNGKLVHNGH; encoded by the coding sequence ATGGCATGGTTCCATAATCTGAAAATATCGACGAAACTGCTCTTGGGATTTTCTGTGGCCTCGGTTGTAGCGTGCATCATCGCGTATTCAGGATTACGAGGAATCTACGCCGTGAACGATTCCGCCGAATCGCTCTATCAGAATGAAACAGTGCCGGTCGGAGAGATCGGACGGATCGCAAAGGACTTTCAGCGAGTGCGTGCAAATCTGGCGTTCCTGATGTTCGTCACCGAAGACGGGGAGGTCGAGCATGATCAGCATGTTGTGGTCGCTCTGACAAAAGAAATGGATTCTCTGGGCGCCTCATTCAGGAAAAGCCTTTCAAGCGAAGAGATGAAAGAGACGATGGCAAAATACGACCAGGCTCGAAATATCTTTCTTCCTCTTCAGGAAAAAATTGTCGCATTAGCAGTGGCGGGGAAAAAGCAGGAAGCGAAAACGCTGTTTCTTGTCGGCGATGCGCGCGATGCCGCTCATGCGATTGAGGCGGATATCGAGAAGCTGGTTGAACTCAAGCGTCAAAGTGCCGGGGCCGCAGTCCAGGCAAATAATGATGCAACATCGAAGGCTACCATTATCGTGCTTAGCTCCCTTATTGTGGGTTTATCGCTAGCAGTCTTTCTTGGATTGCTTATTGCCCGTTACATAAAACGGGGCCTCGCAGAGCTGGTGGAAAATGCGGAGGAGATCTCTCAGGGCAATTTGACCATCGATGTCGTTCAGCGCACCAGCGACGAAATTGGAGTTCTGACCGGCGCCTTTGCGCGCATGGCTCTCAATTTGAGAGAAATATTGACGAGTCTCACGGAAGCCTCGGCCTCCATTGCGAGTGCCACGAGCCAGATCAACAGCAGCACTGAAGAGATGGCGGCGGGGGCCGAAGAGCAGACCTCACAAGCCAGCGAAGTTGCGAGTGCAGTCGAGGAGATGACAAAGACGATTGTGGAGAACTCGAAGAATGCCGGAACCACCGCCGACACGGCAAAGCAGGCGAAGGATGCCGCTGAACTTGGCGGAACCGTAGTGCAAGAGACAATTATCGGGATGAAGCGTATCGCGGAAGTGGTCAACAAATCCAGCGAGACGGTCAGAGCGCTGGGCAGATCGAGCGATCAAATAGGGGAAATTATCGGGGTGATCGACGATATCGCCGATCAGACAAACTTATTGGCGCTGAATGCGGCCATTGAAGCTGCCCGTGCGGGTGAGCAAGGGAGGGGATTTGCGGTCGTAGCCGACGAAGTTCGGAAACTCGCGGAACGGACCACAAAGGCCACCAAAGAAATTGCAGGGATGATAAAGGCGATTCAGTCAGAGACTGGGGGCGCGGTCGCTTCAATGACCGAAGGGACACAGCAGGTGGGCGAAGGGATCAAACTTGCCGATAAAGCCGGAATATCGCTCAACGAAATAGTCAGGGTCTCTCAAATGGTGACCGACATGGTTTCACAGATCGCCGCTGCAAGCGAGCAACAATCGAGCGCTAGCGAACAAATTTCGAAAAATGTCGAAGGGATCAGCACTGTCACAAATCAGACTGCTTCCGGCGTTCAGCAGATCGCGCGTGCGGCCGAAGACCTGAATCGTTTGACGGAAAATCTACAACAGATGCTTGGTAAATTCAGACTTACCGGGAAAAAGGCAGTGAGCCCACCACAGAACGTCACCGCGAGCGTCGAGAAACCGCATGTCAAATCAAACCTGGCCGTCCGTCATAACGGGAAGCTGGTGCACAATGGACATTAA
- a CDS encoding HEAT repeat domain-containing protein, which translates to MKNELREKLAALLSAEDPSLRRRAAEELAETKGFTPIAALAAALRDENKGVRDSALRSLSIIGSENVAHAAVEYIADENIVTRNLAAELLLKLKSSSVGALLPYLYDVNQDVRKFAVDILGLIGNEQTVDHILPLLDDADENVVVSAAEALGNIRSTRAVPHLVRIFKLHDFAKTTIAEALGKIGGDEASEFLLKYFSAMVSRQDIDPLVLYAVADSIALIGSEDALPILRKSLPSVKGSVRYVLVHAMVRILERYRHPFGELEELQGDLVHALEYDNIAVKMSAAMALADMDGVEVTMALAGVVGLSEELDDLVIPILLRRNETFGAIVELARRGRIVPVKEIITLIGRVSAGVDYHSLSPQLLDQQLDQLQRAFDFVTTAWKDGNEETRGAVIDTMFRLDGDRAFEYLSKVTEEPDPWLRIHVIELVASLENRGISDFIVRFLGDDDEIVRGVAAATLASRENNPRLASAASSPIDHR; encoded by the coding sequence ATGAAAAATGAATTACGTGAGAAACTCGCTGCACTCCTCTCCGCCGAGGATCCGTCGCTCCGAAGGCGGGCTGCTGAAGAACTTGCGGAAACGAAAGGGTTCACTCCGATCGCTGCGCTGGCCGCCGCGTTGCGCGATGAAAATAAAGGAGTTCGCGATTCTGCGCTACGCTCTCTATCGATAATCGGTAGCGAGAACGTTGCGCACGCCGCCGTCGAATATATTGCCGATGAGAATATTGTAACGCGAAATCTTGCAGCAGAATTGCTGCTTAAATTGAAAAGTTCTTCTGTCGGCGCTCTTCTCCCGTACCTGTACGATGTCAACCAGGATGTGCGAAAATTCGCTGTTGATATCCTCGGCCTCATCGGGAACGAGCAGACCGTCGACCATATTCTGCCGTTGCTTGATGATGCCGACGAAAATGTCGTCGTCTCGGCCGCCGAAGCCCTCGGGAATATCCGCAGCACGCGTGCCGTTCCCCACCTTGTGAGAATTTTTAAGCTGCACGATTTTGCCAAGACGACGATCGCCGAAGCGCTCGGGAAAATCGGCGGTGACGAAGCGAGCGAATTCCTGCTGAAGTATTTTTCAGCGATGGTCAGCCGGCAGGATATTGACCCCCTTGTTCTCTATGCGGTTGCCGATTCCATTGCCCTCATCGGGTCCGAAGACGCGCTTCCGATCCTCCGGAAGAGCTTGCCAAGTGTTAAAGGGAGCGTCCGGTATGTTCTGGTGCATGCGATGGTGAGGATTCTCGAGCGGTACCGGCATCCATTCGGCGAGCTCGAGGAACTTCAAGGCGATCTGGTACACGCGCTTGAATACGACAACATCGCGGTGAAGATGAGCGCGGCGATGGCATTGGCCGACATGGATGGCGTGGAAGTGACCATGGCGCTTGCCGGCGTTGTCGGGTTGTCGGAGGAGCTCGATGACCTTGTTATCCCTATCCTTCTCCGGCGGAATGAAACCTTTGGCGCCATTGTAGAGCTTGCGCGCCGCGGCAGGATCGTCCCTGTGAAGGAAATCATCACGCTGATCGGCAGGGTCTCGGCAGGCGTCGACTACCACAGCCTGTCTCCTCAATTACTCGACCAGCAGCTGGACCAGTTGCAGCGTGCGTTTGATTTCGTTACGACCGCGTGGAAGGATGGGAATGAAGAGACCCGCGGCGCTGTCATCGATACGATGTTCCGTCTCGACGGCGACCGGGCATTCGAATATCTCTCCAAGGTCACCGAAGAGCCAGACCCGTGGCTGCGGATTCATGTCATCGAACTTGTCGCTTCGCTCGAAAACCGGGGTATTTCCGACTTCATCGTCCGCTTTCTCGGCGACGACGACGAAATTGTCCGCGGGGTGGCGGCGGCGACGTTAGCATCAAGAGAGAATAATCCCCGTTTAGCGTCCGCAGCCTCAAGTCCAATTGACCACCGTTAG
- a CDS encoding protein-glutamate O-methyltransferase CheR, giving the protein MTAPLMTTMQLPGVPAAPKMTDEMFRTMRDFIYQNTGIYFQDNKKYLLEGRLGKRLQMLDIDDFDKYLRMVRCGTDRSAEMKFLYDAVTINETFFFRNEPQFEAFERILVPKFIAAKGGGKTALRVWSAACSSGEEAYTIAMIYLERLRPKFPSLDIEIVGTDISPSVLDTARAAIYREYSVRNTPKLFLEKYFDAVDGRFHLASEAKRLARFYHLNLYDRPKMRGVGRFDIIFCANVLIYFDQQSKIQVVSDLYDNLNPGGSLFIGYAESLHGISSAFKVMNFPKTVAYQKE; this is encoded by the coding sequence GTGACTGCACCTTTGATGACAACAATGCAATTGCCGGGCGTTCCGGCCGCGCCGAAGATGACCGACGAGATGTTCCGGACGATGCGGGATTTCATCTATCAGAACACCGGAATTTATTTTCAAGACAACAAAAAATACCTGCTTGAAGGAAGGCTCGGCAAGAGGCTTCAGATGCTCGATATCGATGATTTCGACAAGTATCTCCGGATGGTTCGGTGCGGCACCGACAGAAGCGCTGAAATGAAGTTTCTTTATGACGCCGTGACGATCAACGAGACTTTTTTCTTCCGGAATGAGCCCCAATTCGAAGCGTTCGAGCGCATCCTGGTCCCCAAATTCATCGCTGCCAAAGGAGGCGGTAAGACAGCGCTGCGGGTGTGGAGCGCTGCATGTTCGTCCGGTGAAGAGGCTTATACCATCGCTATGATCTACCTCGAACGGCTCCGGCCGAAATTTCCGTCGTTGGACATTGAAATCGTCGGCACTGATATCAGTCCTTCGGTGCTCGACACCGCGCGGGCGGCAATCTACCGCGAGTATTCGGTGCGCAATACCCCAAAGCTGTTTCTCGAAAAGTATTTTGACGCCGTGGACGGACGTTTCCATCTTGCTTCGGAGGCGAAACGGCTTGCCCGGTTCTATCATTTGAATCTTTATGACCGTCCAAAGATGCGGGGCGTGGGACGGTTCGATATAATCTTCTGCGCCAACGTGCTCATCTACTTCGACCAGCAATCGAAAATCCAGGTTGTGTCCGACCTGTACGACAACCTCAATCCCGGCGGGTCGCTGTTTATCGGGTATGCCGAATCGCTGCACGGGATATCCTCAGCATTCAAAGTCATGAATTTTCCGAAAACAGTAGCGTATCAAAAGGAGTGA
- a CDS encoding response regulator, which yields MGKEVLVVDDSATVRKFVSVSLSMQGFTVTTACDGMDALEKISKQKFSLVITDLNMPTMDGLEFIRALRENPEFKDLPVIILTSLKDRETREEGVKLGVNSYVVKPFSLEKVQYEVSKYLSWTD from the coding sequence ATGGGTAAGGAAGTACTTGTCGTCGACGATTCCGCCACCGTAAGGAAGTTTGTCTCGGTCTCCCTCAGCATGCAGGGATTCACCGTTACCACGGCCTGCGACGGGATGGATGCCCTTGAAAAGATCTCCAAGCAGAAATTCAGCCTCGTCATCACCGACCTGAATATGCCGACGATGGACGGGCTTGAATTTATCAGGGCGCTCCGCGAAAACCCTGAATTCAAAGATCTCCCCGTCATTATTCTCACGTCGTTGAAGGACCGGGAGACGCGGGAAGAAGGAGTGAAGCTCGGCGTCAATTCATACGTCGTCAAGCCGTTTAGCCTTGAAAAGGTCCAGTACGAAGTTTCGAAATATCTGAGCTGGACCGATTGA
- a CDS encoding chemotaxis protein CheW, with protein MTDTIDIRNKAQNSGAGDELLQLVSFKIGEEEFGVDILKVQEINRMLEVTRVPNAPEYVDGVINLRGKVIPIIDLRRRFGMERREKDKNTRIVVVELEGKVVGFVVDAVSEVLRIPKSVTEPPPPIVAGIETDYITAVGKLEDRLLILLDLEKVLLKEELHAVEETA; from the coding sequence ATGACGGACACGATCGATATCAGAAACAAAGCGCAGAACAGCGGGGCCGGCGACGAACTGCTTCAACTTGTAAGCTTCAAGATCGGCGAAGAGGAATTCGGCGTCGATATCCTCAAGGTCCAGGAAATAAACAGAATGCTTGAGGTCACAAGAGTCCCCAATGCTCCGGAGTACGTCGACGGCGTGATCAATCTTCGCGGCAAGGTGATCCCCATTATCGACTTACGCCGCCGGTTCGGCATGGAGCGCCGGGAAAAAGACAAGAACACGCGCATTGTCGTGGTGGAATTGGAGGGAAAAGTCGTCGGGTTTGTTGTCGATGCCGTCAGCGAAGTTCTCCGTATTCCCAAAAGCGTGACGGAACCGCCGCCCCCCATCGTCGCGGGGATAGAAACAGATTATATCACAGCCGTCGGAAAGCTGGAGGACAGACTGCTGATTTTGCTCGACCTGGAAAAAGTTCTTCTCAAAGAGGAATTGCATGCTGTGGAAGAAACCGCATAG
- a CDS encoding FapA family protein, with the protein MHEHLKISVSDDGTRAYVTNDELSENHVAAEEELVKFFGERGIVFGLKEGLCSAVTLSAAQRTPVLIAEGIEPVVGKDGWVECLIDVQTPELLEEKGGVVDMHNLHRIHNVKKGERLVVIHPPEDGTPGMSVRGFPILPKPGKKARVFRGTCIASDPNQPDVLTATEDGHFLVKSDGTIEVQPVLTIRGDVDFSTGDIDFIGSLIVTGDVKSDFTLKVKKDIEVRGNVGDATIMAGGNVIVKSGFLGYGKGSITAEGSVTIRHVLNQTVFSGKNVTIEREAVCAKINAGDVIASPKARFVGCVLRAGNGVEVYDLGNGDDTQAIVRVGRRGELLEKCNSINNSVAQIHKQAGEVKECLFKLIRMQLDAPLSAEQNALLTKLQGLQSEFPSALVNLQQEKTEVEGALQAAESARVVARGTVYVNVLLEINGTKKLVQNALREVMFTEKNGKIEEQSATVS; encoded by the coding sequence GTGCACGAACATCTCAAAATTTCAGTCTCCGATGACGGTACCCGGGCGTATGTGACAAATGATGAACTGTCAGAAAATCACGTCGCCGCCGAGGAAGAGCTTGTCAAATTCTTTGGGGAGAGGGGAATCGTGTTCGGTTTGAAAGAAGGATTGTGTTCGGCAGTCACATTGTCCGCCGCACAACGTACGCCGGTGCTCATCGCCGAAGGGATTGAACCCGTGGTAGGAAAAGACGGCTGGGTTGAATGTTTGATCGACGTTCAGACTCCCGAACTGCTGGAGGAAAAAGGGGGAGTGGTCGATATGCATAATCTCCACCGGATCCATAATGTAAAAAAAGGGGAGAGGCTTGTGGTCATCCATCCCCCCGAAGACGGAACTCCGGGGATGTCAGTCCGGGGGTTTCCCATTCTGCCCAAGCCGGGGAAGAAGGCCAGAGTATTCCGAGGGACGTGTATCGCCTCCGATCCGAACCAACCGGACGTCTTGACGGCCACGGAAGATGGCCATTTCCTCGTGAAGTCGGACGGGACCATCGAAGTGCAGCCTGTCCTGACAATACGGGGGGACGTTGATTTTTCGACTGGCGACATCGATTTCATCGGATCGCTCATTGTCACTGGTGACGTGAAGAGTGATTTCACGCTCAAAGTTAAGAAAGACATTGAGGTTCGCGGAAATGTTGGTGATGCCACGATCATGGCGGGGGGAAACGTGATCGTGAAGAGTGGTTTCCTCGGCTACGGCAAAGGATCGATCACGGCGGAGGGGAGTGTCACGATACGGCATGTTCTTAACCAGACCGTCTTCAGCGGCAAAAACGTCACCATAGAGCGCGAGGCGGTCTGCGCTAAAATTAACGCCGGCGACGTGATCGCTTCGCCGAAAGCGCGATTTGTGGGCTGCGTTCTTCGCGCAGGAAACGGGGTCGAAGTCTACGACCTGGGGAACGGCGATGACACGCAGGCGATTGTCCGCGTCGGAAGGCGGGGAGAGCTTTTGGAAAAATGCAATTCCATCAACAACAGTGTCGCACAAATTCATAAGCAAGCGGGCGAAGTGAAAGAATGTCTCTTCAAGCTCATCCGCATGCAGTTAGATGCTCCTTTGAGCGCAGAACAAAATGCCCTTCTCACGAAGCTGCAAGGACTTCAATCCGAATTTCCGTCTGCGCTCGTAAATCTTCAACAGGAAAAAACGGAGGTTGAAGGAGCGTTGCAAGCGGCCGAGTCGGCGCGCGTTGTCGCCCGCGGGACGGTCTACGTCAACGTTCTTCTGGAAATCAACGGTACAAAAAAGCTCGTTCAGAATGCGCTTAGGGAAGTTATGTTTACCGAGAAAAATGGGAAAATTGAGGAGCAATCGGCCACTGTTTCCTGA
- a CDS encoding protein phosphatase CheZ, producing the protein MDSPFFASPVNPEEQVQRDNGGASLKDFIHLLHEIVPLLENVRNSIEESSHRIPKATKQLSKVNQETEDAAVEILNVLEAMTSRISEAEAQVTQLKEIIQGFKISSKRIADGLTNGNAEAGAYSSTELVTVIVNEIVSRIDGSEALPAIENVLRRTKEDSMNIAMALQVQDIASQQISSVAHTIESVEAQLVHALSRFEHGDTSDIVHDNAEELPAAPVFDVDARYSPTDERQDIADEIVKQFSEKK; encoded by the coding sequence ATGGATAGCCCATTTTTCGCGTCACCGGTGAACCCCGAGGAACAAGTTCAGAGAGACAACGGCGGGGCGTCGCTCAAGGACTTTATTCATTTGTTGCATGAGATCGTTCCGCTGCTCGAGAACGTCAGGAACTCCATCGAGGAGAGCTCTCATCGGATTCCCAAGGCAACCAAACAGCTTTCAAAGGTGAACCAGGAAACCGAGGACGCCGCAGTTGAAATTCTCAATGTGCTCGAGGCGATGACCTCGAGAATCTCGGAGGCTGAAGCTCAGGTCACGCAGCTGAAGGAAATCATTCAGGGCTTCAAGATTTCATCGAAGAGGATCGCAGACGGGCTGACCAATGGGAACGCAGAAGCCGGGGCGTACTCGTCGACCGAACTCGTCACAGTGATTGTGAATGAGATCGTCAGCAGGATCGATGGAAGTGAAGCTCTTCCAGCAATAGAGAATGTTCTGCGAAGAACGAAGGAAGATTCGATGAATATTGCCATGGCATTGCAGGTTCAGGACATCGCGAGCCAGCAGATATCCAGTGTCGCTCATACCATTGAATCGGTCGAAGCCCAACTTGTCCATGCGCTGAGCCGCTTTGAGCATGGAGATACAAGCGACATCGTTCACGATAATGCCGAGGAACTGCCCGCGGCACCTGTCTTCGATGTCGATGCCCGGTACTCGCCGACGGATGAGCGCCAGGATATCGCGGACGAAATCGTGAAACAATTTTCAGAAAAGAAATAA
- a CDS encoding response regulator translates to MGKFLVVDDSLTMRRIVVNALKTQGFDDVIEAGDGKDAVAKILSEGAQFVITDWNMPEMNGLELAKWLRSNPQFESIPILMITTRGNKDDVIEAMKARVNNYIVKPFTPQGLKEKIDQVMKTAELKSA, encoded by the coding sequence ATGGGAAAGTTTCTTGTTGTAGATGATTCGCTCACAATGAGGCGCATTGTCGTCAATGCGTTGAAGACTCAGGGTTTCGACGACGTGATAGAAGCAGGGGATGGAAAAGACGCCGTCGCCAAAATTCTCAGCGAGGGGGCCCAGTTTGTCATTACCGATTGGAACATGCCCGAAATGAACGGCCTCGAGCTTGCGAAATGGCTCAGATCGAATCCTCAGTTCGAAAGCATTCCGATCCTGATGATCACCACACGGGGCAATAAGGACGATGTCATCGAGGCCATGAAGGCTCGTGTCAATAATTATATCGTGAAGCCCTTTACGCCTCAGGGCTTGAAGGAAAAGATCGACCAGGTCATGAAAACGGCAGAATTGAAATCTGCGTAA
- a CDS encoding sugar phosphate nucleotidyltransferase, translating to MMTPPTDNVWGLILAGGDGKRLREFVRLRFNSELPKQFCAFRGTRSMLTTTIARVRSRIERDRLFVTVRSSQRMYALGQLEDVPDANVIEQPLNKETGPAILLGLLHIYERDPNAVAAIFPADHFVREDSQFMVHVDSAVRHIRQHEGDIVLLGAEAQYPETDYGWIQVSDAVSSAEGIELYRISRFWEKPSFERACVLAKARSFWNTMVIIGTVTGLLEKIKRITPRFFESFMPLADGLGFACENELISRIFSSIEPVNFSAEILAPEVADLVVLPARGVYWSDWGRAERIEMDLSLLMRDGEIITDHKKNLSHRRA from the coding sequence ATGATGACACCCCCCACAGATAATGTCTGGGGCCTGATACTCGCGGGTGGAGATGGAAAGAGGTTGAGGGAGTTCGTCCGGCTCCGGTTTAATTCCGAGCTGCCCAAACAGTTTTGCGCTTTTCGCGGCACGCGCTCGATGCTGACAACTACCATTGCGCGTGTCAGGAGCCGTATCGAGCGGGATCGGCTTTTCGTGACGGTCCGCAGCAGTCAGAGAATGTACGCTTTGGGTCAGCTCGAGGATGTCCCCGATGCGAACGTCATCGAGCAGCCTCTGAACAAAGAGACCGGGCCGGCTATTCTTCTCGGCCTGTTGCATATTTATGAGCGTGATCCGAATGCAGTGGCGGCGATTTTTCCGGCAGATCATTTCGTCCGCGAAGACTCGCAGTTCATGGTCCACGTCGATTCTGCCGTTCGACATATCCGGCAGCATGAGGGCGATATTGTCTTGCTTGGCGCCGAAGCGCAGTATCCTGAAACGGATTACGGCTGGATTCAGGTTTCCGATGCAGTTTCTTCCGCCGAAGGAATAGAGCTGTACCGCATTAGCCGGTTCTGGGAAAAGCCCTCTTTCGAAAGAGCCTGTGTGCTGGCAAAAGCCCGATCATTCTGGAACACCATGGTCATCATCGGTACGGTGACGGGGTTGCTCGAAAAAATTAAGCGAATTACCCCCCGATTCTTTGAATCGTTCATGCCCCTTGCTGATGGTCTCGGATTCGCATGCGAAAACGAACTGATCAGTCGGATTTTTTCGTCGATTGAACCCGTCAATTTTAGCGCCGAGATCCTCGCGCCGGAGGTTGCCGACCTTGTCGTTCTCCCGGCCCGAGGCGTATACTGGAGCGACTGGGGAAGAGCGGAGCGTATTGAAATGGACCTTTCGCTGCTGATGAGGGATGGAGAAATCATCACCGACCACAAAAAGAATTTGTCCCACCGCCGCGCTTAA
- a CDS encoding methyl-accepting chemotaxis protein produces MKLRTQLLIAILGVVVFQTVTLSILLSLLVGSSRNDQFHKHGSSVVTSLASNGRLGVLMADSTQLTSIMESAFMDKEVRSVSFFDQNSRLIVRRGIDTGVPGKLERQEPSEVDTSDGSGNAIALFRSSVFARQGDSTAIGSVQAGITLENLRSDTRNSVFWSLVICIVFSLTGVLVVSLIMRILQPLLSGIELVSTGDLTIQLEQKTNDEIGHLVNSLNHLVAGLRGTVEQIRGMTVEISKQVEHITADSGSMDEGMRRQAERSSEVASAVEEMTKTIIGNSKNASAAAETAKRAKVSAEQGGVVVEETVAGMKRIAGVVNKSAETVRTLGKSGDQIGEIIGVIDDIADQTNLLALNAAIEAARAGEQGRGFAVVADEVRRLAERTTKATKEIAAMIKKIQSETKGAVLSMEEGTRQVSEGIERADKAGASLRDIVEISQKVTDMISQIAAASEEQSSASEQISKNVEEINTVTNESAIGTRQIAHAAGDLSRLTDALRHLVENFTIADDSGNKKTRIEDAVQTPSQEKSLLAVRANGSLVDHRSSAP; encoded by the coding sequence GTGAAACTTCGAACACAGCTACTAATCGCAATTCTGGGCGTGGTCGTATTCCAGACAGTGACGCTCAGTATTCTCCTCAGCCTGCTCGTCGGGTCCTCGAGGAATGACCAATTTCATAAACACGGTTCCTCCGTTGTGACAAGCCTCGCCTCCAACGGCAGGCTCGGAGTTCTCATGGCAGACTCCACCCAATTGACGTCGATCATGGAGTCGGCGTTCATGGACAAAGAAGTGCGGTCCGTTTCATTCTTCGACCAAAACTCCCGGCTCATCGTGCGGCGCGGGATCGACACCGGAGTTCCCGGAAAACTTGAACGGCAGGAACCGTCGGAGGTCGACACTTCGGACGGATCAGGTAATGCCATCGCGCTCTTCAGAAGTTCGGTATTCGCCCGGCAGGGGGATTCGACCGCGATCGGGTCTGTCCAGGCGGGGATCACTCTTGAAAATCTCCGCTCCGATACCCGGAATTCCGTCTTCTGGTCTCTCGTGATCTGTATTGTTTTCTCGCTGACGGGCGTTCTTGTCGTGAGTCTTATCATGAGAATCTTGCAGCCTCTCCTCTCCGGGATCGAGTTGGTCTCGACCGGGGACCTTACGATTCAATTGGAACAGAAAACGAATGATGAAATAGGGCATCTTGTCAACAGTCTCAACCATCTTGTCGCCGGATTGCGCGGGACGGTGGAGCAGATCCGCGGGATGACCGTCGAAATCTCGAAGCAAGTTGAGCACATTACCGCTGATTCGGGGAGCATGGACGAGGGGATGCGCCGCCAGGCGGAACGGTCGTCGGAAGTAGCATCGGCTGTTGAAGAGATGACAAAGACCATCATTGGAAATTCGAAGAACGCGAGCGCTGCGGCCGAAACGGCTAAACGGGCCAAGGTCTCTGCAGAACAGGGGGGCGTTGTTGTCGAAGAGACCGTTGCCGGCATGAAAAGGATTGCCGGCGTCGTCAACAAATCGGCGGAGACAGTCAGGACACTCGGAAAATCAGGCGACCAGATCGGCGAGATCATCGGGGTCATCGATGATATAGCCGATCAAACGAATCTCTTGGCGTTGAATGCCGCCATTGAAGCAGCCAGGGCAGGGGAACAGGGACGGGGGTTTGCCGTTGTTGCAGACGAGGTGAGAAGGCTTGCAGAACGGACGACAAAAGCGACGAAGGAAATCGCCGCGATGATAAAGAAAATCCAGAGCGAAACGAAAGGTGCCGTCCTTTCGATGGAGGAGGGGACGAGACAAGTCAGTGAAGGTATTGAACGCGCGGATAAAGCAGGGGCTTCACTTCGGGACATCGTCGAGATCTCTCAAAAGGTGACGGACATGATTTCTCAGATTGCGGCTGCGAGCGAGGAGCAATCGAGTGCGAGTGAGCAGATTTCAAAGAATGTAGAAGAGATCAATACCGTCACCAATGAGTCGGCGATCGGCACACGGCAAATTGCACATGCAGCAGGAGATCTCAGCCGGCTTACCGATGCACTCAGGCATCTTGTCGAGAACTTCACGATTGCTGATGATTCCGGCAACAAAAAAACCAGGATTGAAGACGCTGTTCAAACTCCGTCGCAGGAAAAATCTTTACTCGCTGTTCGGGCAAACGGATCTCTCGTCGATCATCGGTCATCCGCTCCATAA